Proteins co-encoded in one Acidobacteriota bacterium genomic window:
- a CDS encoding TIM barrel protein yields the protein MSPNSARRNILDRRNFLRGAGSGLAVGALLGSAATQVEAQSGQQATPEPITHAGVFREMTDKEKVARIASNSYPIRWIFKSRGELVDKETVARLKAKYGEITMLDFPAFTKKTFPGVTKMDMWSSLFGDMDDKSQFVQQTVTFNGKERQITEFDPSATSSKRWLEKMANTQVKEGVFCHHISNNAPRNICELDDTKRKEGVEIAKKWLDGAAIIGAKSMRVNSGGPRIAPWPNPDTSSYPKNPEIEKYLDQCIESFKEMADYGAKVGVKVTLENHWGLTANPINIRIIIEEVNNVFCEASPDFCNWEHKYLLYHALNDLAPYAHTTVHAKFWNRFGEPDVQRNVRIMLNNNYTGVFALEYEDGPWDGIEGAQYLYREVMAAL from the coding sequence ATGAGCCCAAACAGCGCAAGACGCAACATTCTGGATCGTCGTAACTTTCTTCGCGGTGCAGGCAGCGGATTGGCTGTAGGCGCGTTGCTTGGATCCGCCGCGACGCAGGTTGAAGCGCAGAGCGGTCAGCAGGCGACGCCGGAACCTATTACACATGCCGGTGTCTTCCGCGAGATGACGGACAAAGAGAAGGTTGCTCGCATTGCATCCAACAGCTATCCGATCCGTTGGATATTCAAGAGCCGCGGTGAGCTGGTGGACAAGGAGACTGTTGCCAGGTTGAAGGCAAAGTATGGTGAGATCACCATGCTGGATTTTCCCGCCTTCACCAAAAAAACATTTCCCGGCGTGACCAAAATGGACATGTGGTCGAGCCTGTTCGGCGATATGGACGACAAGAGCCAGTTTGTCCAGCAGACCGTTACCTTCAATGGCAAGGAGCGCCAGATAACGGAGTTCGACCCCTCTGCTACTTCCAGCAAGCGCTGGCTGGAGAAGATGGCAAATACGCAGGTGAAGGAAGGCGTGTTCTGCCACCACATCTCCAACAACGCCCCGCGCAACATCTGCGAGCTGGATGATACGAAGCGCAAAGAAGGGGTTGAGATCGCGAAGAAGTGGCTGGACGGCGCTGCTATCATCGGGGCCAAGTCGATGCGCGTCAACAGCGGCGGCCCGCGTATTGCGCCATGGCCGAACCCGGATACGTCGAGCTATCCAAAGAATCCCGAGATCGAGAAGTATCTCGACCAATGTATCGAGTCTTTCAAGGAGATGGCGGACTATGGAGCCAAAGTCGGCGTAAAGGTGACGCTCGAAAATCACTGGGGTCTGACCGCGAACCCGATCAATATCCGCATCATCATTGAAGAGGTCAATAATGTCTTTTGCGAGGCAAGTCCGGACTTCTGCAACTGGGAGCACAAGTATCTGCTCTATCACGCGCTGAATGACCTTGCCCCGTATGCGCATACCACCGTTCACGCGAAGTTCTGGAACCGCTTTGGCGAGCCTGATGTGCAGCGCAACGTGCGTATTATGCTGAACAACAATTACACGGGGGTGTTTGCGCTGGAGTATGAGGATGGTCCATGGGATGGCATCGAAGGCGCGCAGTATCTTTACCGCGAGGTGATGGCGGCGCTCTAG
- a CDS encoding DUF1080 domain-containing protein, whose product MERVSSSIGTSSAKATLYRRLLGGLLLAALSVSCGTDAGAQAKPKIPGNDWIELFNGTDLTGWTKVGEESWTVEDGLLHGRGLTKAYGYLQTDKDYKDFQLSLRFKCVGDGNSGVFFHTGFKPGTVDANQGMQFEIDCSMMHHTGGVYAEDGRGWVVWPSPENEGVVRKGEWNDYLVEVVGNRYRSRLNGVPMVDFTDPKPGAPDGKIALQLHAGGAGNMQFKDIWIRDLSKR is encoded by the coding sequence ATGGAACGTGTATCCAGTTCAATTGGAACGTCAAGCGCAAAGGCCACGTTGTACAGACGGTTATTGGGCGGGTTGTTGCTGGCGGCTCTGTCGGTTTCCTGCGGCACAGATGCAGGTGCGCAAGCGAAGCCAAAGATCCCGGGGAACGATTGGATCGAGCTCTTCAACGGCACCGATCTGACCGGATGGACAAAGGTGGGCGAAGAGAGCTGGACTGTTGAAGACGGCCTGTTACATGGACGGGGACTGACGAAAGCATACGGCTACCTCCAGACGGACAAAGACTACAAGGACTTTCAACTGTCGCTGCGCTTCAAGTGCGTGGGCGATGGCAACAGCGGCGTGTTCTTTCACACGGGGTTCAAACCAGGGACAGTGGACGCAAACCAGGGCATGCAGTTTGAGATTGACTGCTCGATGATGCACCACACCGGTGGCGTGTATGCCGAAGACGGGCGAGGGTGGGTTGTGTGGCCTTCTCCTGAGAATGAAGGAGTGGTTCGCAAGGGCGAGTGGAACGATTACCTGGTCGAGGTCGTCGGCAACCGCTATCGCTCGCGCTTAAATGGCGTCCCGATGGTGGATTTCACGGATCCGAAGCCCGGCGCTCCTGATGGCAAGATTGCACTGCAGCTTCACGCGGGGGGCGCTGGAAATATGCAGTTCAAGGACATCTGGATCCGCGATCTTTCCAAGCGCTAA